One genomic region from Sphingomicrobium aestuariivivum encodes:
- a CDS encoding GNAT family N-acetyltransferase, with translation MFDTNEINEAVDGKLSSMLAHAAMRDITKDVAKDLIFAECFVETERLQLRPVTIDDLPAYSAMLADPDAFTYSDRGPMGSDEAFTRLCRQVGHWTLLDYGLFAVFEKHSGHFVGEVGFGNFNREIGQGFDGNPEACWTIRKPFQGRGYAQEAALAALQFTEDRLIATRTVAMVHHENLASIHIARKLGFRAYDERIYRGFRAILFAREY, from the coding sequence ATGTTCGACACCAACGAGATCAACGAGGCCGTCGACGGCAAGCTGAGCAGCATGCTCGCCCACGCCGCGATGCGCGACATCACCAAGGATGTCGCCAAGGACCTCATCTTCGCCGAATGCTTCGTCGAGACCGAGCGGCTGCAATTGCGCCCCGTCACGATCGATGACCTTCCGGCCTATTCGGCGATGCTCGCCGATCCCGACGCCTTCACCTATTCCGACCGTGGTCCGATGGGTTCGGACGAAGCCTTTACCCGCCTGTGCCGCCAGGTCGGCCACTGGACGCTCCTCGATTACGGCCTCTTCGCCGTTTTCGAAAAGCACAGCGGCCATTTCGTCGGCGAGGTCGGCTTCGGCAATTTCAACCGCGAGATCGGTCAGGGCTTCGACGGCAATCCCGAAGCCTGCTGGACCATCCGCAAGCCCTTCCAGGGCCGTGGTTATGCGCAGGAAGCCGCGCTCGCCGCACTGCAGTTCACCGAGGACCGGCTGATCGCCACGCGCACCGTCGCGATGGTGCATCACGAAAACCTGGCCTCGATCCATATCGCCCGCAAACTGGGGTTCCGCGCTTATGACGAGCGCATCTACCGCGGTTTCCGGGCCATCCTCTTCGCGCGCGAATATTAG
- a CDS encoding winged helix-turn-helix domain-containing protein, whose amino-acid sequence MPTARRARIAIGEFLIDRGDERVTGPQGPVKLGNKAFQVLCALAEREGRLLTKDALFESVWDGMAVSESALTTTVRELRRALGDDPRHPRYIESVYGRGYRLVADVREEDGDSAPQEAPARTPAKPPKKEAAARAPMKGLEAGRPPRISVGDFKDDAVAEKHPYLGASMREEVLLGLSRFREIQVVDAPLNPEEVNERDYRLDVKFLPAPSGAKANVRLQRAQDGGVVWAEMMLIEDEGVGAGVETIVRQIVGAAMPALDQDISIGIGDNAGTLFDRYLVAKRQSVEALDRATAEDAARQLEAIIAEKSDFALAYPPLCRLYNIDYGYTALGASGAVERKRALDLAKEGLAADRSHVHSYTLLGFCHLYHAEFDQAKSCFEHALKRNPFNPDRLNEVATGMTYLGDFDRARHLFEQSDGIQPFADDNSQEDLGRLALLEGDMDAAREHFSRVTVASLWSQLCSAITLFDKDRKTGGKAVARWKARVHEGWHRPIPPTDDEIIAWFRFHHPFRDDAGKPYIDLVTEALTDDS is encoded by the coding sequence ATGCCGACGGCTCGTCGTGCCAGGATTGCGATTGGCGAATTTCTGATCGACCGTGGGGACGAGCGCGTCACCGGTCCTCAGGGGCCCGTCAAGCTCGGCAACAAGGCGTTCCAGGTGCTCTGCGCGCTGGCCGAGCGCGAGGGGCGGCTCCTGACCAAGGATGCTCTGTTCGAGAGCGTGTGGGACGGCATGGCCGTATCCGAATCAGCGCTCACCACCACGGTTCGCGAACTGCGCCGTGCGCTCGGCGATGATCCCCGCCACCCGCGCTATATCGAAAGTGTCTACGGCCGAGGCTATCGCCTCGTCGCCGACGTGCGCGAGGAAGACGGAGACAGCGCACCGCAGGAAGCTCCCGCCAGGACCCCGGCAAAGCCTCCGAAAAAGGAAGCTGCGGCCCGCGCCCCGATGAAGGGCCTCGAGGCGGGGCGCCCGCCGCGCATCTCCGTCGGCGATTTCAAGGATGATGCGGTCGCCGAAAAGCACCCCTATCTCGGCGCCTCGATGCGCGAGGAAGTGCTGCTCGGCCTGTCACGTTTTCGCGAGATCCAGGTCGTCGATGCGCCGCTCAACCCCGAAGAGGTCAACGAGCGCGACTATCGTCTCGACGTGAAATTCCTGCCCGCCCCCTCTGGGGCAAAGGCCAATGTGCGGCTCCAGCGCGCACAGGACGGCGGCGTCGTCTGGGCCGAGATGATGCTGATCGAGGACGAGGGCGTTGGCGCGGGCGTCGAGACCATCGTGCGCCAGATCGTCGGTGCCGCCATGCCGGCGCTCGACCAGGACATCTCGATCGGCATCGGCGACAATGCCGGCACGCTGTTCGACCGCTATCTCGTCGCCAAGCGGCAGAGCGTGGAAGCGCTCGACCGTGCCACCGCCGAGGATGCCGCGCGGCAGCTCGAGGCGATCATCGCCGAAAAGAGCGATTTCGCGCTCGCCTATCCGCCGCTCTGCCGCCTCTACAATATCGACTATGGCTATACCGCCCTGGGGGCCTCGGGGGCGGTCGAGCGCAAGCGCGCGCTCGATCTTGCCAAGGAGGGGCTCGCGGCCGACCGCAGCCATGTCCACAGCTATACGCTGCTCGGCTTCTGCCATCTCTATCACGCCGAATTCGACCAGGCCAAAAGCTGCTTCGAGCATGCGCTGAAGCGCAATCCCTTCAACCCCGACCGGCTGAACGAGGTCGCGACCGGCATGACCTATCTCGGCGATTTCGACCGCGCACGGCACCTGTTCGAACAGTCGGACGGCATCCAGCCCTTTGCCGACGACAACAGCCAGGAGGACCTCGGCCGCCTCGCGCTGCTCGAAGGCGACATGGACGCCGCCCGCGAGCATTTCTCGCGCGTCACCGTGGCCTCGCTCTGGTCGCAGCTGTGCAGTGCGATCACCCTGTTCGACAAGGACCGGAAGACGGGCGGCAAGGCGGTCGCCCGCTGGAAGGCGCGTGTCCATGAAGGCTGGCACCGCCCGATCCCGCCGACCGATGACGAGATCATCGCCTGGTTCCGCTTCCACCATCCCTTCCGCGACGATGCCGGCAAGCCCTACATCGACCTCGTCACCGAAGCGCTCACCGACGACAGCTGA
- a CDS encoding TfuA domain-containing protein has product MIVFAGPSVPAPDRARHTGIDWRPPAVAGDLLALVNEAPAKVLLLDGLFDEVAAVTHKEALALMAAGTRLYGASSMGALRAAELADFGMRPLGVIARAYRTGLLVGDDEVALVHGDARIGWKAVSVPIVEVRATLVAARREGLVDGRTARRLRAAFHEIHYVDREWVVMRKLAEDIAPGIGPMLEKRHVRLKALDAHVAIAAAKADRSQSQPPSLLPETHFQKVLREGLSCRR; this is encoded by the coding sequence ATGATCGTCTTCGCCGGCCCTTCCGTCCCTGCCCCCGATCGCGCGCGCCATACCGGCATCGACTGGCGGCCGCCCGCCGTGGCCGGAGACCTGCTCGCGCTTGTCAACGAGGCGCCCGCCAAGGTACTCCTCCTCGACGGCCTGTTCGATGAAGTGGCCGCAGTCACGCACAAGGAAGCGCTCGCGCTGATGGCAGCGGGCACGCGGCTCTACGGCGCCTCGAGCATGGGGGCGTTGCGCGCCGCCGAGCTGGCGGACTTCGGCATGCGGCCGCTCGGCGTCATCGCGCGCGCCTATCGAACGGGGCTGCTGGTCGGTGACGACGAGGTGGCGCTGGTCCATGGCGATGCGCGGATCGGCTGGAAGGCCGTCAGCGTGCCGATCGTCGAGGTGCGCGCGACGCTGGTGGCCGCACGGCGTGAGGGGCTGGTCGATGGCAGGACCGCGCGGCGCCTGCGGGCGGCGTTCCACGAAATCCACTATGTGGATCGCGAATGGGTGGTGATGCGAAAGCTTGCCGAGGACATTGCCCCCGGCATCGGGCCGATGCTCGAGAAGCGGCATGTCCGGCTCAAGGCGCTCGATGCACATGTGGCGATCGCGGCGGCGAAGGCCGACAGGAGCCAAAGCCAGCCGCCCTCCCTGCTACCCGAGACGCATTTCCAGAAGGTGCTGCGCGAGGGGCTCAGCTGTCGTCGGTGA
- a CDS encoding YcaO-like family protein, whose amino-acid sequence MIFPSDRQRAADPGALLSAARRAAAKAGVTRLADVTRLDRIGLPVWQAIRPASRALSVHQGKGASADAARLGALLEAVESDAAERYDGPVEKACWDALPEAGRVRDFADFAADRAAPPPTDREVDWVATERHGGGTLCVPFEAVSLDFTRFHDSPFERASAGLATGHGPEEARHSALHELIERDARWAFEASDFVHKLQLEIRPDTIPYDWFAALRERVHSTGCSLRVFVLPSLTGTPVFGALLRDYGKNATPYGAIVGHAAHPDPEQALFQTVAEAAQGRLTYIAAARDDCYPWQYREGSSFAAFAPPAPTSDLAGLDFAAIPPGPASIDALAERLAANGFDELAFLPIAQVEGFDVVRAFVPGLGTLAKGRRR is encoded by the coding sequence ATGATCTTTCCGAGCGACCGGCAGCGCGCCGCCGATCCCGGCGCGCTGCTTTCCGCTGCACGGCGTGCGGCCGCGAAGGCGGGCGTCACGCGGCTTGCGGACGTCACCCGCCTCGATCGTATCGGCTTGCCCGTCTGGCAGGCGATCCGTCCTGCCTCGCGGGCGCTCTCGGTCCACCAGGGCAAGGGCGCCAGCGCGGATGCCGCGCGGCTCGGCGCCCTGCTCGAGGCGGTCGAGAGCGATGCCGCCGAACGCTATGACGGACCGGTCGAGAAGGCGTGCTGGGACGCGCTGCCCGAGGCGGGTCGGGTCAGGGATTTTGCCGATTTCGCGGCAGACCGCGCCGCCCCGCCCCCAACCGACCGCGAGGTCGATTGGGTCGCGACCGAACGCCACGGCGGCGGCACGCTGTGCGTGCCCTTCGAGGCTGTCTCGCTCGACTTCACCCGTTTTCATGACAGTCCTTTCGAACGGGCCAGCGCTGGCCTTGCGACCGGACATGGTCCCGAGGAAGCGCGGCACTCGGCGCTCCACGAACTGATCGAACGCGATGCGCGGTGGGCGTTCGAAGCGAGCGATTTCGTTCACAAGCTCCAGCTCGAAATCCGCCCGGACACCATCCCCTACGACTGGTTTGCAGCGCTGCGGGAGCGGGTGCATTCGACCGGCTGCTCGCTCCGGGTCTTCGTCCTGCCCAGCCTCACCGGCACCCCCGTCTTCGGCGCCCTGCTCCGTGATTATGGCAAGAACGCCACGCCCTATGGCGCGATCGTCGGCCATGCCGCCCATCCCGACCCCGAACAGGCGCTGTTCCAGACCGTCGCCGAGGCGGCACAGGGGCGGCTGACCTATATCGCCGCCGCGCGCGACGACTGCTATCCCTGGCAATATCGCGAGGGCTCTTCCTTCGCGGCCTTCGCCCCGCCGGCGCCGACGAGCGATCTTGCGGGCCTCGACTTCGCCGCCATCCCGCCCGGGCCTGCAAGCATCGACGCGTTGGCAGAGCGGCTTGCGGCCAACGGGTTCGACGAACTGGCCTTCCTGCCCATCGCGCAGGTCGAGGGGTTCGACGTGGTGCGGGCCTTCGTTCCCGGGCTCGGCACGCTGGCGAAGGGGCGCCGCCGATGA
- a CDS encoding DUF1622 domain-containing protein: protein MHDTLLAIAAAIEIAGIATICIGIMVATILFIRACLTSNAHREAYEKFRANLGRGILLGLELLVAADIIFTVTAPLTWESVGLLGLIVLIRTFLSFSLETEIEGVVPWRRRAMHEDDPQVR from the coding sequence GTGCACGACACCCTGCTCGCCATCGCCGCAGCTATCGAAATCGCCGGGATCGCCACGATCTGCATCGGCATCATGGTGGCGACGATCCTGTTCATTAGGGCCTGCCTGACGAGCAATGCCCATCGCGAAGCCTATGAGAAATTCCGCGCCAACCTCGGGCGCGGCATCCTGCTCGGCCTCGAACTGCTGGTGGCCGCCGACATCATCTTCACGGTGACCGCGCCGCTGACGTGGGAGTCGGTCGGACTGCTCGGCCTGATCGTCCTCATCCGCACCTTCCTGTCCTTCAGCCTCGAGACCGAGATCGAGGGCGTGGTGCCGTGGCGGCGCCGCGCGATGCACGAGGATGATCCGCAAGTTCGCTAG